One Luteolibacter yonseiensis genomic window carries:
- a CDS encoding metal ABC transporter substrate-binding protein, whose translation MFRVFFATILLGLFPLQAGELKVAVLHPLLGDIARQVGGGSVEVVDLIGPNGDPHHFEPKPDDLKKAEGATIYLVAGMGLEGYLPKLKAIIANKAVLVEVGSTLPALEGACDHEGHDHDHEHETDPHWWHSIDLFRRATGIVSGSLADAAPEHAEEFRKNAEAYRKKLDELERWTRREISKIPRDSRHLATAHAAFNYFCKDFGFTAHPVQGLSREQMPDPKELAALVTTLKKEKVLAIFPEKESNPKILQTLTNDTGIRLGEPLIADGTGVKSYDEMVRHNVTAIVKGLGR comes from the coding sequence ATGTTTCGTGTTTTTTTCGCCACAATCCTGCTCGGCCTGTTTCCATTGCAGGCGGGAGAACTGAAGGTCGCGGTGCTGCATCCCCTGCTGGGAGACATCGCCAGACAAGTGGGCGGCGGGTCGGTGGAGGTGGTGGATCTGATCGGTCCGAACGGCGATCCCCATCACTTCGAGCCCAAACCGGACGATCTGAAAAAAGCAGAAGGCGCCACGATTTATCTGGTCGCGGGCATGGGATTGGAAGGCTACCTGCCCAAGTTGAAGGCCATCATCGCGAACAAGGCGGTGCTCGTGGAGGTGGGCTCGACCTTGCCGGCGTTGGAGGGAGCTTGCGACCACGAAGGGCATGATCACGACCACGAACACGAAACCGACCCCCACTGGTGGCACTCGATCGATCTGTTCCGCCGGGCGACGGGAATCGTGAGCGGGTCGCTTGCCGATGCTGCACCGGAGCATGCGGAAGAGTTCAGGAAGAATGCCGAAGCTTACCGGAAAAAACTCGATGAGCTGGAGCGCTGGACGAGACGCGAGATTTCAAAAATCCCCAGAGACAGCCGGCATCTGGCGACAGCGCACGCGGCGTTCAATTATTTTTGCAAGGACTTCGGCTTCACCGCCCACCCGGTGCAGGGCCTTAGTAGGGAACAAATGCCGGATCCCAAGGAACTGGCGGCGCTGGTCACGACTCTCAAGAAGGAAAAGGTTTTGGCGATTTTCCCGGAGAAAGAGTCGAATCCCAAGATCCTGCAAACGTTGACGAACGATACCGGCATCCGGCTGGGAGAGCCGCTCATCGCGGACGGTACCGGCGTCAAAAGCTACGACGAAATGGTGCGCCATAATGTGACCGCCATCGTGAAAGGCTTGGGCAGGTAA
- a CDS encoding KH domain-containing protein has translation MPTRASKIASSLKQIGDIHVNDVDLRGLLNTDIEELEISRSLRRLGRIRVTDWEFSDVLPAVKKVANQEVHVMDFLRRTANYKVMDWDFRVSGTEGSRKPEEEITDSPEIRALIVRLKGFLQYLVLHLVEKPELARIRVSPLQPRGLRFRLVLVKKDVSTLIGREGQTAAAIRGMMKAAARSHGVDILLQIHSHEEEADDR, from the coding sequence ATGCCAACCCGTGCTTCAAAGATCGCCAGCTCGCTCAAGCAGATCGGGGACATCCATGTGAATGACGTGGACCTGCGCGGACTGCTGAACACCGACATCGAAGAACTGGAAATCTCGCGTTCCCTCCGCCGCCTTGGCCGGATCCGTGTGACGGACTGGGAGTTCAGCGACGTGTTGCCTGCGGTGAAGAAGGTGGCGAACCAGGAGGTTCATGTGATGGACTTCCTCAGGCGCACCGCCAATTACAAGGTGATGGACTGGGATTTCCGAGTGTCCGGCACGGAGGGCAGCCGGAAACCTGAGGAGGAAATCACCGATTCCCCTGAAATCCGGGCGCTGATCGTCCGATTGAAGGGTTTCCTGCAATATTTGGTGCTCCATCTCGTCGAGAAACCGGAACTCGCACGGATAAGGGTTTCCCCATTGCAACCACGCGGCCTGAGATTCAGGCTCGTTCTGGTGAAAAAAGATGTCTCGACGCTCATCGGCAGGGAGGGACAGACGGCTGCGGCCATCCGCGGCATGATGAAGGCCGCCGCCCGCAGCCACGGGGTCGACATCCTGCTGCAGATCCACTCGCATGAAGAAGAGGCGGATGACCGCTGA
- a CDS encoding rhodanese-like domain-containing protein, producing MQVSELTTDSPMGQIMEALPGAKRAIFARYHLGGCQSCAFSNEETLAELSARSEIPADEVLKHLLASHVHDSEMLMEPAVAKEEISTLRLIDLRTREEHEAVVIAGSEFFTQELQQKLFAGDSDARILLYDHSGKNVLDQVAWFRGHGLKQTYGLRGGIDAWSREADPSVQRYRLEMD from the coding sequence ATGCAAGTCTCCGAACTGACGACCGATTCACCGATGGGGCAGATCATGGAAGCCCTGCCGGGGGCCAAGCGGGCGATCTTCGCCCGCTACCACCTGGGGGGGTGCCAGAGCTGCGCGTTCTCGAACGAGGAAACGCTGGCGGAACTCAGCGCCCGCTCGGAAATTCCGGCGGACGAGGTGCTGAAACATCTGCTCGCCAGCCATGTGCATGATTCCGAAATGCTGATGGAGCCAGCCGTGGCGAAGGAGGAGATTTCCACCCTGCGCCTCATCGACCTTCGCACCCGCGAGGAGCACGAGGCCGTCGTCATCGCGGGGTCCGAGTTCTTCACCCAGGAACTCCAGCAAAAGCTCTTCGCCGGGGATTCGGATGCCCGGATCCTGCTCTACGACCACAGTGGGAAGAATGTCCTGGATCAGGTGGCCTGGTTCCGGGGACACGGACTCAAGCAGACCTACGGGCTGCGTGGCGGCATCGATGCCTGGAGCAGGGAAGCGGACCCGTCCGTGCAGCGCTACCGGCTGGAAATGGACTGA
- a CDS encoding acetyl-CoA carboxylase carboxyltransferase subunit alpha, translating into MQLLEFEKPAADLERELEKLRTKSASQNIDMSAEISIMENKLAETKAQIYKNLTPWQRVQIARHTNRPFMLDYVSLAFTDFCELHGDRHIGDDASMPGGFARIGGQRVVVIGHQKGRDTKENLKRNFGSAHPEGYRKALRLMKIAEKFGLPVITMIDTPGAFPGIGAEERNIAEAIAFNLREMMLLKVPVIAIVLGEGGSGGALGIGVADRVIMMENAYYSVISPEGCAAILWKHRKHAPEAAEAMKLVAPDLKKLGLIDDVIDEPTGGAHNDHQATAEAFRDKVLSHIAELSKLGTEQLLNERYEKFRAFGEWQGKE; encoded by the coding sequence ATGCAGCTCCTCGAATTCGAAAAACCGGCAGCCGATCTTGAACGCGAACTCGAGAAACTTCGTACGAAGTCCGCTTCGCAAAACATCGACATGTCCGCGGAGATCTCCATCATGGAGAACAAGCTCGCCGAGACGAAGGCGCAGATTTACAAAAACCTAACCCCGTGGCAGCGTGTCCAGATCGCCCGTCACACGAACCGTCCGTTCATGCTCGACTACGTTTCCCTCGCATTCACGGATTTTTGTGAACTCCACGGAGACCGCCACATTGGCGATGACGCATCCATGCCGGGTGGATTCGCCCGCATCGGCGGCCAGCGGGTGGTGGTCATCGGCCATCAGAAGGGGCGCGACACCAAGGAAAATCTCAAACGCAACTTCGGCAGCGCGCACCCTGAAGGCTACCGCAAGGCATTGCGCCTGATGAAGATCGCTGAAAAATTCGGCCTTCCGGTCATCACCATGATCGATACTCCCGGCGCCTTCCCGGGCATCGGCGCGGAGGAGCGGAACATCGCCGAAGCCATCGCGTTCAATCTCCGGGAAATGATGCTGCTGAAAGTCCCGGTCATCGCCATCGTCCTCGGTGAGGGCGGTTCCGGCGGTGCCCTCGGCATCGGCGTCGCCGATCGCGTCATCATGATGGAGAACGCGTACTACTCCGTCATCAGCCCGGAAGGATGCGCGGCCATTCTCTGGAAGCACCGCAAGCACGCTCCGGAAGCCGCGGAAGCCATGAAACTCGTTGCTCCGGACCTGAAGAAACTCGGCCTCATCGACGACGTGATCGACGAGCCCACCGGCGGCGCGCACAACGACCACCAGGCCACGGCGGAAGCCTTCCGCGACAAGGTCCTTTCCCACATCGCCGAGCTGTCCAAGCTGGGCACGGAGCAACTCCTCAACGAACGCTACGAGAAATTCCGCGCCTTCGGCGAGTGGCAGGGGAAAGAATGA
- a CDS encoding endonuclease/exonuclease/phosphatase family protein yields MTSIRAPRILGAVFAAAVLFCTACEKSKTPDWNTPAAELPTSSEATGSPPPPQPLAAQAGLPENSRSAKTGHAESSAPATPSNTGLRFVTYNVQNWLTMDRYVERKSIKGAPKPESEKQDVVRMLVRHSPDIIGLCEVGTAADLADLQERLKTAGLNLPHTHFTGGSDPVRHLGLLSRFPILSTAKPSETSYQLDGQTFAINRGILDATLEVRGKSYRFLGVHLKSKRDVEQGDQEAMRLHESRLLRRHVDSILKENPNARLVVYGDFNDTRASPSLKTITGNYSDPTYLTAIPAKDSRQMAWTHYWEFQDIYSRIDYIMVTRALKKDVDFPAAKIIDDEEWNKASDHRPVLAIFK; encoded by the coding sequence TTGACATCGATACGAGCCCCAAGAATCCTTGGGGCTGTTTTTGCTGCGGCGGTTCTTTTCTGCACCGCTTGCGAGAAGAGCAAGACTCCGGATTGGAATACTCCTGCTGCGGAACTTCCGACTTCCTCGGAGGCAACCGGATCCCCTCCCCCGCCGCAGCCACTCGCGGCGCAGGCAGGCCTGCCGGAGAATTCCCGATCTGCGAAAACCGGACATGCGGAATCCTCCGCACCTGCGACACCAAGTAACACCGGTCTCCGTTTCGTCACCTATAACGTCCAGAACTGGCTGACCATGGACCGCTACGTGGAGCGGAAATCCATCAAGGGCGCGCCCAAACCGGAATCGGAAAAGCAGGATGTCGTCCGGATGCTGGTCCGCCACTCGCCTGACATCATCGGCCTCTGTGAGGTCGGCACCGCGGCGGATCTCGCGGATCTTCAGGAACGTCTCAAGACAGCGGGCCTGAACCTTCCCCACACCCATTTCACCGGCGGTTCGGATCCCGTGCGCCACTTGGGCCTGCTTTCCAGGTTTCCCATTCTTTCCACCGCCAAGCCGTCGGAAACCAGCTACCAGCTCGATGGGCAGACCTTCGCGATCAACCGTGGCATCCTTGATGCCACGCTCGAAGTCCGCGGCAAATCCTACCGTTTTCTCGGCGTGCATTTGAAATCCAAACGCGATGTCGAACAAGGCGACCAGGAAGCCATGCGCCTCCACGAATCCCGCCTGCTGCGCCGCCATGTGGACTCCATCCTCAAGGAAAATCCAAACGCCCGCCTCGTCGTTTACGGCGATTTCAACGACACCCGCGCCAGTCCGAGTCTCAAGACCATCACGGGGAACTACAGCGACCCCACCTATCTTACCGCCATCCCCGCGAAGGACTCCCGCCAGATGGCATGGACCCACTACTGGGAATTCCAGGACATTTATTCCCGCATCGACTACATCATGGTCACCCGCGCGTTGAAAAAAGACGTGGATTTTCCCGCGGCGAAAATCATCGACGACGAGGAATGGAACAAGGCATCCGACCATCGGCCGGTCCTGGCAATATTCAAGTAA
- a CDS encoding Gfo/Idh/MocA family protein: MSIKVGVIGAGGMLQYHAAGFRQAGAEIVAVADPAPGAAARATEKWGIANAYESVDAMLAECAELDAVSIIVPNKFHAPLALQCLKAGKHVFCEKPPALKAAEVEEMIAVADSVGKKLMFNFNNRARPESQAMKGYCDDGTVGSINSAQAKWIRRTGIPGFGGWFTTKELSGGGAVIDLLHMIDLALYFMGYPEPAHVLANTFDTFITDRGFKGPWGIPDRADGTNNVEAAAHGFVTFKTGQVLTLQVSWAEMVKREEVSVVFQGTKAGGKVERLFGRDGLDETAIDTCELYVQENGNSVNRTIVTPACEDMGRSNSARNFIEAIEGKAAALNTPDQAHKLMKIIDALYESAASGKPVSI, translated from the coding sequence ATGTCGATCAAAGTAGGAGTCATCGGAGCAGGCGGAATGTTGCAATACCACGCCGCGGGTTTTCGCCAGGCAGGAGCTGAAATCGTGGCCGTCGCCGATCCCGCACCCGGTGCCGCCGCACGTGCCACGGAGAAGTGGGGCATCGCGAACGCTTACGAGTCCGTCGATGCCATGCTGGCCGAATGCGCGGAACTCGATGCCGTCAGCATTATCGTGCCGAACAAGTTCCACGCACCGCTCGCGCTCCAGTGTCTCAAGGCTGGAAAACACGTTTTCTGTGAAAAACCACCCGCCCTCAAGGCTGCGGAGGTCGAGGAAATGATCGCCGTCGCCGATTCGGTGGGCAAGAAGCTGATGTTCAACTTCAACAACCGCGCCCGCCCCGAGTCCCAGGCGATGAAGGGCTATTGCGACGACGGAACCGTCGGCTCGATCAACTCCGCCCAGGCGAAGTGGATCCGCCGCACCGGAATTCCGGGCTTCGGCGGTTGGTTCACCACCAAGGAACTCTCCGGCGGTGGCGCGGTCATCGACCTGCTCCACATGATCGATCTCGCCCTGTATTTCATGGGTTACCCCGAGCCCGCGCACGTGCTTGCGAACACCTTCGACACCTTCATCACCGACAGGGGATTCAAGGGTCCTTGGGGCATCCCCGACCGTGCCGATGGCACGAACAACGTCGAGGCCGCCGCCCACGGATTCGTCACCTTCAAGACCGGCCAGGTCCTCACGCTGCAGGTCTCCTGGGCGGAGATGGTCAAGCGCGAGGAAGTCTCCGTCGTCTTCCAAGGCACCAAGGCCGGTGGCAAGGTGGAGCGCCTTTTCGGTCGCGACGGTTTGGATGAAACCGCCATCGACACCTGCGAACTCTACGTCCAGGAAAACGGCAACAGCGTGAACCGCACCATCGTCACCCCGGCGTGTGAGGACATGGGCCGCAGCAATTCCGCCCGCAACTTCATCGAAGCGATCGAAGGCAAGGCCGCCGCGCTCAATACCCCGGACCAGGCGCACAAGCTGATGAAGATCATCGACGCGCTCTACGAGTCCGCCGCTTCCGGCAAGCCTGTCTCGATCTGA
- a CDS encoding Gfo/Idh/MocA family protein, which produces MTRKLRMGMVGGGRGAFIGAVHRMAANLDGKIELVAGCFSSNAEKSKLSGEDFFLDPSRVYTSYTEMAKTEGALPLGERIDFVSIVTRNDLHFPVAKAFLEAGIHIVCEKPMAFSLAEAKELKKIVVESGLVFALTHNYTGYPMVKEARAMVKAGKLGRILKIVAEYPQGYAVGAIKQQADGAISNWRMDPSVAGVSNCIGDIGSHAENLARYITGLELEEIAADLNTFIPGRTLDDDGSMLVRYEGGARGVLFASQISTGDENNLNIRVYGEDASIEWHQEHPNELIVKFADAPRQVWRRGNSYNGPEAAKYTRLPFGHPEAFIEAFANVYLAATEAISDHLAGNYPRAEGYDFPDVDDGVEGMAFIEAAVASSKENAAWKPVHGA; this is translated from the coding sequence ATGACCCGCAAACTCCGCATGGGCATGGTCGGTGGTGGACGCGGTGCCTTCATCGGCGCCGTCCACCGCATGGCTGCGAACCTCGACGGGAAAATCGAACTCGTCGCCGGTTGCTTCTCGTCGAACGCCGAGAAATCCAAGCTCTCCGGCGAGGATTTTTTCCTCGACCCATCGCGGGTTTACACCTCTTACACGGAGATGGCGAAGACCGAAGGCGCGCTGCCGCTGGGCGAGCGCATCGACTTCGTCAGCATCGTCACCCGGAATGACCTGCATTTCCCGGTGGCGAAGGCCTTCCTCGAAGCGGGAATCCACATCGTCTGTGAAAAGCCGATGGCGTTTTCGCTCGCGGAAGCGAAGGAGTTGAAAAAGATCGTCGTCGAGTCCGGCCTCGTCTTCGCCCTCACGCACAACTACACGGGATACCCGATGGTCAAGGAAGCGCGGGCGATGGTGAAGGCAGGGAAGCTGGGCCGCATCCTGAAAATCGTCGCCGAGTATCCGCAGGGATACGCCGTCGGCGCGATCAAGCAGCAGGCGGACGGAGCGATTTCCAACTGGCGCATGGACCCGAGCGTGGCGGGTGTCTCGAACTGCATCGGTGACATCGGCTCCCATGCGGAGAACCTCGCCCGCTACATCACCGGTCTCGAACTCGAGGAAATCGCCGCGGATCTCAACACCTTCATCCCCGGCCGCACGCTGGATGACGACGGCAGCATGCTCGTCCGTTACGAAGGTGGCGCCCGCGGGGTTCTCTTCGCCTCGCAGATTTCCACGGGCGATGAGAACAACCTGAACATCCGCGTTTACGGTGAGGATGCGTCCATCGAGTGGCACCAGGAGCACCCGAACGAACTCATCGTGAAATTCGCCGACGCTCCCCGCCAGGTCTGGCGCCGGGGCAACAGCTACAACGGCCCGGAAGCCGCGAAATACACACGGCTTCCATTCGGCCATCCGGAAGCGTTCATCGAAGCCTTCGCGAACGTCTACCTTGCGGCCACGGAGGCGATTTCAGACCACCTCGCGGGCAATTATCCCCGCGCCGAGGGCTACGATTTCCCGGATGTCGATGATGGTGTGGAGGGTATGGCGTTCATCGAAGCCGCCGTCGCGTCCTCCAAGGAGAACGCCGCTTGGAAGCCCGTCCACGGAGCCTGA
- a CDS encoding KamA family radical SAM protein, with the protein MRPTDLDPAFISHAPGYWSEEATENWHDHRWQLRNRVDSLADLDARLNLTDEERAGVLLAGTKLAMAITPHFFNLIDRDDPNCPIRRQIIPRIDEGWTAPEEMADPCGEDSHMPVPGLVHRYPDRVLFLVTDRCASYCRYCTRSRVVSGVGEQHLETQWEPAFKYLEQHTEVRDVLLSGGDPLLFSDDRLDKILTRLRSIPHIQFVRIGSRIPIFLPQRITPELCAMLKKHHPLFISVHTNHPRELTTEVRDALGRLADAGIPLGNQSVLLRGVNDSVEVQKALVHKLLMCRVRPYYLYQCDLITGSSHLRTSVAEGVSIIEGLRGHTTGYAIPQFVIDGPGGGGKIPINPNYVVDAAAGKVTLRNFEGNIFEYPDPTPISASALEELHQRALSRSV; encoded by the coding sequence ATGCGTCCCACCGATCTCGATCCCGCCTTCATCTCCCACGCGCCCGGCTACTGGTCGGAAGAGGCAACGGAAAACTGGCATGACCACCGCTGGCAGCTCAGAAACCGCGTGGACTCTCTCGCGGATCTTGATGCCCGGCTGAATCTCACCGACGAGGAGCGCGCGGGCGTCCTGCTGGCGGGGACCAAGCTGGCGATGGCCATCACGCCGCACTTTTTCAACCTCATCGACCGCGATGATCCGAACTGCCCGATCCGGAGGCAGATCATCCCGCGCATTGATGAAGGCTGGACCGCTCCCGAAGAAATGGCGGACCCGTGTGGTGAGGATTCCCACATGCCGGTTCCGGGCCTCGTGCATCGCTATCCGGACCGCGTGCTGTTTCTCGTGACGGACCGCTGCGCGTCCTACTGCCGCTACTGCACGCGCTCGCGGGTGGTATCCGGTGTGGGTGAGCAACATCTCGAAACGCAATGGGAACCCGCATTCAAATACCTGGAACAACACACGGAAGTCCGCGATGTCCTGCTTTCCGGTGGCGATCCCCTGCTCTTTTCGGACGACCGGCTGGACAAGATCCTCACCCGTCTGAGATCCATCCCTCACATCCAGTTCGTGCGCATCGGCTCGCGGATTCCGATCTTCCTGCCCCAGCGCATCACCCCGGAGTTGTGCGCGATGCTGAAGAAGCACCACCCGCTTTTCATTTCCGTCCACACGAACCACCCGCGCGAACTCACCACCGAAGTCCGCGACGCCCTCGGCCGCCTCGCCGACGCCGGCATCCCGCTCGGCAACCAGAGCGTGCTGCTGCGCGGGGTGAACGACAGCGTGGAGGTTCAGAAGGCCCTCGTCCACAAGCTGCTCATGTGCCGCGTGCGGCCATACTATCTCTATCAGTGCGACCTCATCACCGGTTCCTCCCACCTGCGGACCTCGGTTGCCGAAGGAGTTTCCATCATCGAAGGACTGCGTGGCCACACCACGGGCTACGCCATCCCACAGTTCGTCATCGACGGCCCCGGTGGCGGTGGAAAAATCCCCATCAACCCGAACTACGTCGTGGACGCGGCCGCGGGCAAGGTCACTCTGCGGAACTTCGAGGGAAATATTTTCGAATATCCGGATCCGACCCCGATCTCCGCATCAGCATTGGAGGAACTGCACCAGCGGGCGCTGAGCCGCTCGGTTTGA
- the pssA gene encoding CDP-diacylglycerol--serine O-phosphatidyltransferase codes for MPRERDPDEPKIYFLPNLMTALNLACGFFAVVMIVIGLIEVQKNSGDGLLSAKQYFEISKRYYEYAILLIFGSCLFDLLDGRLARLGGQESPFGREFDSLADIISFGMAPAMLLSRAVLYPLGNIGWAIALIYLVCGALRLARFNCLAALPKKPGASTDFRGLPIPMAAGFIASLTFLIIDLHENDHELGLWKYVLAGAMLGLSLLMISDVRYPSFKKVDWKTRGTLGAIVIAMLLVFATVLFRYVMPVVLFSMFLLYGLVRPWISQKLRKEIEVEVDSEDETAVPLIEDSAHKE; via the coding sequence ATGCCGAGGGAACGCGATCCTGACGAACCAAAAATCTACTTTTTGCCGAACCTGATGACGGCACTCAATCTGGCGTGCGGATTTTTCGCCGTCGTGATGATCGTCATCGGCCTCATCGAGGTGCAGAAGAACTCCGGAGACGGACTGCTTTCCGCCAAGCAATATTTCGAAATCTCAAAACGCTATTATGAGTATGCGATCCTGCTGATCTTCGGCTCCTGTTTGTTCGACCTGTTGGACGGGCGGCTGGCACGGCTGGGTGGGCAGGAATCACCGTTCGGCCGGGAATTCGACTCTCTGGCGGACATCATTTCCTTCGGCATGGCTCCCGCCATGCTGCTCTCCCGCGCGGTGCTTTATCCGCTGGGCAACATCGGCTGGGCGATCGCCTTGATCTATCTGGTCTGCGGAGCCCTGCGCCTCGCGAGATTCAACTGCCTCGCCGCCCTGCCGAAAAAGCCCGGTGCCTCGACCGATTTCCGCGGCCTTCCGATTCCGATGGCGGCCGGGTTCATCGCGTCGCTGACGTTCCTGATCATCGATCTTCACGAGAACGACCACGAACTCGGCTTGTGGAAATACGTTTTGGCAGGTGCGATGCTCGGGCTTTCCCTCCTGATGATCAGCGATGTGCGTTACCCCAGTTTCAAGAAGGTGGATTGGAAGACACGCGGCACCCTGGGTGCCATCGTCATCGCGATGCTGCTCGTTTTCGCCACGGTGTTGTTCCGTTACGTGATGCCGGTGGTGCTTTTCAGCATGTTCCTGCTGTATGGACTGGTGCGGCCTTGGATCTCCCAAAAGCTGCGCAAGGAGATCGAAGTCGAGGTGGACTCGGAGGATGAGACCGCCGTTCCACTGATCGAAGACAGCGCCCACAAGGAATAG